One window from the genome of Paenibacillus azoreducens encodes:
- a CDS encoding DinB family protein, with protein sequence MDLEAQRAWSQSHKALNNIILKPQEHSQAIQLFLSLHAWLHSPAVGDTDKPTLENLAVEHLNETTFRKYPVTLPNTKNSIAWHLWHITRIEDMTMNILVADGQQVLYAGNWFDKMNTGFSHSGNEMSGEDIADLSSSIHFESLLAYRTAVGKQTRQIVSELAPGQFKEKVEPDRIKRLFDEHAITQDAIWLAEYWSKKTIAGLMLMPATRHIFLHLKKCVHIKDKLNKPLKNPLQS encoded by the coding sequence ATGGACTTGGAAGCGCAAAGGGCTTGGAGTCAAAGCCATAAGGCACTAAATAACATCATTTTAAAACCCCAAGAACATTCGCAAGCGATTCAATTATTTCTTTCTCTACATGCCTGGCTGCATTCTCCGGCCGTTGGAGACACAGACAAGCCAACACTGGAAAATTTAGCGGTAGAACATTTGAATGAAACAACTTTCAGAAAGTATCCGGTAACCCTCCCGAATACCAAAAACTCGATAGCATGGCATCTATGGCATATTACTCGCATTGAAGATATGACTATGAATATTTTGGTCGCGGATGGTCAACAAGTTCTTTATGCCGGAAATTGGTTTGACAAAATGAATACTGGATTTTCCCATTCCGGTAATGAGATGAGCGGAGAGGATATTGCTGATCTAAGTTCAAGCATCCATTTTGAATCCTTATTGGCATATCGAACAGCCGTGGGTAAGCAAACACGACAAATCGTATCGGAGCTGGCACCAGGACAGTTCAAAGAAAAAGTTGAACCAGACAGGATCAAACGATTGTTTGATGAACATGCCATTACGCAAGATGCGATATGGTTAGCCGAGTACTGGAGCAAGAAAACTATAGCCGGGCTCATGTTAATGCCTGCAACGAGACATATTTTTTTGCACCTGAAAAAATGCGTACATATAAAGGATAAACTCAATAAACCATTAAAGAATCCGCTTCAAAGTTAA
- a CDS encoding ATP-binding protein — translation MSNYIAMMAKRKIWIITTIFLAVLTGFRCLWLLYNSASHYPVATKGVLDLRGWDSLTKHSIPLNGEWQFYPGSFQFHDGTRQPDNESPSRWIQVPGNWKLEDGTNGGDKYGFGTYRLRILVDPDQGNAYGIHISSTKSSSEVYINGQLLGHSGQPADNKDGYIPLDVPYTTYFDLGNENKGEIELVIQASNFDNSRNGGIVRSMKFGPEDTLRKDLTFSTNMIWIACVVYAIHVLYGIIIYLVGGRDRRLIYYSLMVVCVILATLLDGERLLQTWIPLPFGWGSKIENLVALSGGYFVHQLIKDKLPSALRRRAARAYELLCGIAVLSVLLLPLHAALLLQEVYLVLMLVPCLCLALMMFRSTAKIDADNIFLLLAAIAAFSSMIWLLVLNYLHIEMISYPFDLIIAMICLSVFWSKRYFRMSEATRQLAEALQQADKQKDEFLSTVAHELRNPLHGMINISHALSERERHKLGKQSANDLRMLVEVGRRMSYTLNDLLDMARLKENRISLHFTGVSLHGVASSVIDMLRFMTEGKAILLNNRVPAAFPLVYADENRLNQILFNLLHNAVKYSNAGEITVDADIHDGWASVSVTDRGIGMDTDTMKRIFEPYEQAASSQDALRGGFGLGLSICKKLVEMHGGTLTVRSKPNEGSEFTFTLKITADRAAEESAIPLIAAADAVSEDGRTEDARMPVHDGTYTPSSDRIRLLAVDDDPVNLNVLRTIFAEEHYEISTAFSGEEALKLLGSGEWDLIISDVIMPAMSGYELTARIRERFSIAELPILLLTASNREKDIEAGFRSGANDYVTKPMNATELKTRVQSLTHLKKSVNERLRMEAALLHAQIQPHFLNNTFTAVSALSRIDTDKMDDVIEELTNYFRLGIDLPNFDQAAPLDRELKLIRSYFFIQKERFEDRLQTVWEIDDNVDAMNIRIPPLTIQPLVENAVSHGIMKRSVGGEVRIRITDFGQFVEIRVSDNGVGIHEDTLKHILDKQTDKRAGIGLFNTHRRLMQFCGSGLKIESELGLGTSVSFTIPKTKPSS, via the coding sequence ATGTCGAATTATATAGCTATGATGGCAAAAAGGAAAATATGGATTATCACAACGATATTTTTGGCGGTATTGACGGGTTTCCGTTGTTTGTGGCTTCTCTATAATTCGGCTTCGCACTATCCGGTTGCGACCAAAGGCGTATTAGACTTGCGCGGCTGGGATTCTCTAACCAAACATTCCATTCCCCTAAACGGTGAATGGCAGTTTTATCCGGGCAGCTTTCAGTTTCACGACGGGACACGCCAACCCGATAACGAATCCCCGAGCAGATGGATTCAGGTGCCTGGTAATTGGAAGCTTGAAGATGGGACCAATGGCGGAGACAAATACGGCTTCGGCACTTACCGGCTGAGGATCCTGGTCGATCCGGACCAAGGGAATGCTTACGGCATTCACATTTCGAGTACTAAAAGCTCATCGGAGGTATATATAAACGGGCAGCTTCTCGGTCATTCCGGCCAGCCCGCGGACAATAAAGATGGTTACATCCCGCTCGATGTCCCATATACGACGTACTTCGATTTAGGGAACGAGAACAAAGGTGAGATCGAACTCGTTATCCAGGCTTCGAATTTCGATAACTCCCGCAATGGCGGGATTGTCCGCTCAATGAAATTCGGGCCTGAGGACACCCTGAGGAAAGACCTGACCTTTTCAACGAACATGATCTGGATTGCTTGCGTCGTTTATGCGATTCACGTTCTGTACGGCATTATCATATATCTGGTGGGCGGCAGGGATCGAAGGCTGATCTACTACTCCCTGATGGTTGTATGCGTTATTCTCGCAACGCTGCTGGACGGGGAAAGATTGCTGCAAACCTGGATTCCGCTCCCTTTTGGATGGGGCTCAAAAATAGAAAATCTCGTTGCGCTATCCGGCGGCTATTTCGTACATCAGTTAATTAAAGACAAGCTGCCATCAGCACTGCGGCGCAGGGCTGCACGGGCATATGAGCTGCTGTGCGGCATTGCGGTTCTATCCGTCCTGCTCCTGCCGTTACACGCTGCACTGCTTTTACAGGAAGTATATCTGGTTTTGATGCTTGTCCCTTGCCTTTGCTTGGCGTTGATGATGTTCCGGTCGACGGCGAAAATCGATGCCGATAATATTTTCTTGCTCCTGGCTGCGATTGCCGCATTCAGCAGTATGATCTGGCTCCTTGTGCTTAATTACCTGCATATCGAAATGATTTCTTATCCGTTCGATCTCATTATTGCGATGATTTGCCTGTCGGTTTTTTGGTCCAAGCGCTATTTTCGGATGTCCGAGGCAACGCGTCAATTGGCGGAGGCGCTTCAGCAAGCGGATAAGCAAAAAGATGAATTTCTCTCTACCGTCGCTCATGAACTGCGGAATCCGCTGCATGGCATGATTAATATTTCGCATGCCCTCTCGGAAAGAGAGCGGCATAAACTCGGAAAGCAAAGCGCCAATGACCTGCGAATGCTTGTCGAGGTCGGTCGCCGCATGTCTTATACGCTGAATGATCTGCTGGATATGGCAAGGTTAAAGGAAAACCGGATCAGCCTGCATTTTACCGGCGTATCCTTACATGGCGTGGCTTCAAGCGTGATCGATATGCTCCGCTTCATGACAGAAGGCAAAGCGATCCTGCTGAACAACCGCGTACCTGCTGCTTTCCCGCTTGTTTATGCCGACGAGAACAGACTGAACCAAATCCTGTTTAATCTTTTGCATAACGCCGTAAAATACTCCAATGCCGGCGAGATTACTGTGGATGCTGACATTCACGATGGATGGGCAAGCGTATCGGTAACAGACAGGGGCATCGGGATGGATACGGATACCATGAAGAGAATTTTCGAACCCTACGAGCAGGCTGCGTCATCGCAGGATGCACTCAGGGGCGGATTCGGACTTGGCCTCAGCATCTGCAAAAAACTTGTCGAAATGCACGGGGGAACATTGACCGTTCGCTCAAAGCCAAATGAGGGTTCCGAATTCACCTTTACTTTAAAGATCACCGCAGACCGGGCTGCCGAAGAGTCGGCCATACCGCTGATAGCAGCGGCTGATGCTGTGTCTGAAGACGGCAGGACCGAAGATGCCCGGATGCCTGTGCATGATGGAACTTATACCCCATCCTCGGACCGGATTCGGTTGCTGGCTGTCGATGACGATCCCGTCAATCTGAATGTGCTCAGAACGATTTTTGCGGAGGAACATTATGAAATATCCACGGCCTTTAGCGGTGAGGAAGCGCTCAAGCTCCTGGGTTCAGGCGAATGGGATCTGATCATTTCCGATGTGATCATGCCGGCCATGTCCGGTTATGAACTGACTGCGCGGATTCGCGAACGTTTCTCCATCGCCGAGCTCCCCATACTTCTTCTAACAGCAAGCAATCGGGAAAAAGACATTGAGGCCGGATTCCGTTCAGGCGCCAATGACTATGTTACCAAACCGATGAATGCGACAGAGCTGAAGACGAGGGTTCAATCGCTGACCCATCTGAAAAAGTCGGTAAACGAACGGCTGCGAATGGAAGCAGCGTTGCTGCACGCTCAAATTCAACCGCATTTCCTGAACAATACCTTTACGGCAGTATCTGCCCTAAGCAGGATCGACACCGATAAAATGGACGACGTCATCGAGGAGCTGACCAATTATTTCAGGCTTGGCATCGATCTTCCAAATTTCGATCAGGCAGCCCCGCTTGACCGTGAGCTCAAACTGATTCGTTCCTACTTTTTCATCCAAAAAGAACGGTTTGAAGACAGACTTCAGACTGTGTGGGAAATCGATGATAACGTGGACGCCATGAATATCCGCATTCCTCCCCTGACCATTCAGCCGTTGGTGGAAAATGCGGTCTCTCACGGCATTATGAAGCGCAGCGTGGGCGGCGAAGTACGCATACGAATTACCGATTTTGGCCAATTTGTCGAAATACGCGTTTCCGATAACGGTGTGGGAATTCATGAAGATACATTGAAGCATATCTTGGACAAACAAACGGATAAACGCGCGGGAATCGGTTTATTTAACACCCATCGGCGCTTAATGCAATTTTGCGGCAGCGGTCTGAAGATTGAAAGCGAATTGGGCCTCGGAACCTCGGTTTCGTTTACCATTCCAAAAACAAAGCCGTCATCATAG